The genomic DNA GAGCAATGCGATTTCGTTTTGGTCGGCGGCCTCACCGGCACCGGCAAGACCGATGTGCTGCACCAGCTGAACAACGTGATCGATCTTGAAGGCCATGCCAACCACCGCGGTTCGAGCTTCGGCAAACGCGCCACCGCACAGCCGGCGCAGATCGACTTCGAGAACAAGCTGGCCATCGACGTGCTGAAGAAACGCGCACGTGGTATCGAGCAGTTCGTGCTGGAGGACGAGGGCCGTATTGTCGGGAGCTGCACGGTGCCGCTGGAGCTGTACCAGGGCATGCAGCAATACCCGCTGGTGTGGCTGGAGGACAGCTTCGAAAACCGTGTCGAACGCATTCTGCGTGACTACGTGATCAACCTGTGCGCCGAGTTCGTCGCGCTACATGGCGAAGAACTCGGGCGCCGACTGTTCGCCGAGCGCCTGCTGCAGAGCATGAGCAACATTCACAAGCGCCTGGGTGGCGAGCGCTACCAGCGCCTGTCCGAGATTATGCGCCTGGCGCTGGATGAGCAGCAGCGCAGCGGTGGCATCGATCTGCACCGGGGGTGGATCGAGGGCTTGCTGAAGGAATACTACGATCCGATGTATGCCTACCAGCGTGATGCGAAGGCGGACCGGGTGGAGTTTGCAGGGGATGCTGTGGAGGTGCGCGAGTACCTCAAGGCTCGCAATCGCTAGGGGCCGCTTCGCGGCCCATCGCCGGCAAGCCAGCTCCCACACCGGCAAGGGCTAGCACCTGACTTGTGGGAGCTGGCTTGCCAGCGATGGGGCCCGCACAGGCAACATCACTGCCCAGGGCTGAGCACCCGCTCCAGTTCAGCCGCCCGCTCGCGGGTCATGTCCAGCACACACATCCCGCCTTCCAACTGGGCCATCGTCCCGCCGCTGGCTTGAACATGGAACTTGCAGTTGCCATCCCGGTAAGCGATCCACTGGCGCTGAACATCGCGCAAGCTCTTCTTCGGCTCCGCTTCGAGCTTGCCCATCAGTTGCTTGTAGGCCCGGTTCAACCGCGCATCCTGCAGCTGGGTCTCGGCCTGGATGCAACTGCTCATGGCCACCGTACTGGAAGCCTTGTCCATGCACTGGGTATAGCTCGGCGAGTTGTCCTCGGCCATTGCCACGGGTATGCAGCATGCCAAGGCCAACCCCATCAGATACTGCTTGTTCATCACCATCTCCTGGTCAATATCAAAACGCCTGCGGCTGCTCAGGAGGCATCAGTACCTTGCCCGGCACAAAGCGCAGCGATGGCATTTGCGTGGCGGCATACAACGCCAGCGCCAGTGCCGCGATCAGCGCCACGTCGAGCCAGCGCCAACCCGGCATGTCCTCTGCACTGCGCGCCTTCCACACATGCCATGCCTGCCCTGCGCAAAACACCACGATAGACGCCAGCCAAAGGTAAAACCCGGCACCAAAGCCGGTACGGTCCTGAAACGCGTAGCTGATGTTATCCGGCAGCCGTTCGATGCCAAAGCTGCTGGCCGCCAGGTACAACGCAGCCAACCCGGCTACCAGCGCCAGGCGGCGAAAACGCCGGTGGGCAAGAACTGCTACGGCCAGCAGCGGGTTGGCAAACCACTGAAACAGCCCGAACGGAACGCCCCACGGCCCGTACAGCAACATCTGCAAGGCCGGCATGTGCCTGCCGGCGCTCATCAGGGCGCCATCGAAACACAGGCCGAGCAAAAACAGGGCAAGGCTGAAGGTGAGGTAGAAAGCAGTCATGCAACGGGGGGCTCGAGCAACAACCCGTAAATGCCCGAGTCGGACAACTCACCCGCCACACACCAGCGTGCGCGCAAAGTGCCTTCAAGGACGAAGCCCTGGCGCTCCAGCGTACGTGCCGAGCCATTGTTGCGCGGGTCGATCTCGGCCTCCAGGCGGCGCATGTGCAGGGTATGGGCGAGGTAGTCGATGAAGCAGGTCAGTGCCTCGTCCATGTAGCCCCTGCCCTGCACTGCGCTGGCCAGGCAATAGCCGATCTCGCCACGGCGGGAGGTGTCGTCGATGTTGAACAGCTGGACCATGCCGATCAGTTCGCCAGTGTCACGGCGGTACATGCCCAGCTTGAGCTGGTCACCATTGGCATAGGCCTCGCGGTCGGCAGCCAGCGCGCTTTGTGCCTCGGCCAGGTCTTGCCAAGGGGCATGGTGCCAATAGCGCATGACCTCGGGGTCGGCCATGATCGTCAGCCATTGCTGGGCATCGGCGTGGCGCATCGGGCGCAACTGCAGACGCGGGCTGTCGAGGCAGAGGTCGGTGGGGAAACTTCGGGGTGGGGTCACGCCGCATCTCCTGTCCATTGCTGGGGAAATGACAGTTTAACGTCATGTGGGGGGCTGGGGCATGCCTGGTGTTTCAAGGGGTATTGAAGACTGAGCGCCGCGCGGGCGGCGCTCGATCTCAAGTGCGCTGGGCGAACACGCTTCAGGCCCCGCGGTTCAAGCCCATTTCCATGTCATTGATCAGCGCCTTGGCCATGGCACTTAGAATGCGCGCGGCGCTCCCGGCAACGAGGTTGCCCTCCATCTCGGCTTCCTCACTCAAGTGCCGAATGCACCCAAGCAGAACGGAAAGTTCGTCAAACGCGTGATCGAGCGGCACTCCCGGCTGGATGGCATACAGATCGAGAAACGTCTCTTGGCCAACCGTGGTTCGCGCTTTCAGGTCATCACTCATGCACCCTCTCCAACGTGCTCATATGGCCGAAAAGGGCCCGCAGGAGCTCGGTGAGGATGCCCATGTTATCCAGCAACACATTGCGTTGGTCTTCGGCCCCGGTGCTGAGGTAGAGCTCGATGGTGCCCGAAAGGCTGTCCATAAGCGCGGCGGCATGGGCCTTGGCATCTTCAAGGGAAAGGTCGGCGATTATCGAGATGTAGGGAATGGGGAAGCTGTCGGGTGGATCGGGTACGATTTTTTTCATGGTGAACTCCAATGACATTTCTAGGAGCAACCACCCTGGTCCTTCTCACAGATTGGGGTGGCAGCCGTGCGCGAGGTGAGAAGCCCGTGTTGGAGTCACCACGGTCAGGCCTAAGCCTGCACGCGCACAGCTGCCATAAAAACGGCCGACTACCAACAACGAGTTCTCACACTCGCTCGCCATATGGGCGAACCGTGAAGTTATCGCTGTAGTCCTTCCCCGCCTATCAGGCGGCATCCGACACGCATCGTAGGATAATTCGCCAAGCCCGTCTTTCTGAAGCATTTGGTTTCAGGTTCAGAAACTTCTTACACATGACGGGCGATGCGATTGTTGTAGGAGCGGCCTTGTGTCGCGAAAGGGCCGCAAAGCGGCCCCAACGATACCTGTGGCGACCCTAAAATCCTGAGGGCGCTTCGCACCCTTTCGCGACACAAGGCCGCTCCTACGATGACCGTGTCGGCGGTGGTCAAGCCACTTCAGCCCCGTCATCCGGCCAATGCGGCTCGTTGGCCCCCGGTGGCGTCAGCGGCGGCAAACCATAAGCAGCACGTGCATCGTCGCAACTGGGGTTGTGTACGCCACCCTCCCACGACGCTTCGAACTCACGGCAAGGGCTGGAACGGTTGGCGTAAATGGTGCACGCCACCTCGGTGCCGATCTCGCCCTTGAGGCTGACGCAGCGGCAAGGCTTGGCATCGGTGCCGATCATGGCTACCCGGGTCGGGTTGATCTGCACCACCAGGTCATCGGGCACAACGCCACCGGCTGACTGGCATTCGCCCCAGAAGAAGGACACACGGAAGTACCCGCAGCAGGCGCCGCAGTCAAGGCAAGGGTTGTATTCGGACATGATGGCACGGAAGGGGAAGGTTATTGTTATCGGGGCTGGCCCGCGGCGCCATTTGTAATCGAAGCCAGGTCGGCTGAGAAGAGGGGCAACGAAAAATAGTTTGCCGTCGATCCGGCAAACATCAGGGGCCGCATGGCGGCCCCTGATACAGCACTATTTGCGGCTCAGGCCATCAGCCCGGAACATCTGCCGGATGCCCCGTATCGCCTGGCGAATCCGGTCCTGGTTTTCGATCAGGGCGAAGCGCACGTGGTCATCACCGTAATCGCCAAAACCGATGCCCGGCGAGACACACACCTTGGCTTCAGCCAGCAGCTTCTTGGCAAATTCCAACGACCCCAGGTGGGCGTACTGCTCGGGTATCTTGGCCCATACATACATCGACGCCTTGGGGTTTTCGACCATCCAGCCCAGCTCATGCAGGCCTTTGACCAACAGGTTGCGGCGCTGGCGGTACTGCTCGGCGATGTCGCGCACACACTGCTGGTCACCTTCGAGCGCCGCGATTGCCGCGACCTGCAAGGGCGTGAACGTGCCGTAGTCGTGGTAGCTCTTGATTCGCGCCAGGGCGCTGACCAGCTCAGGGTTGCCGACCATGAAGCCGATCCGCCAGCCGGCCATGTTGTAGCTCTTGGACAGCGTGAAAAACTCCACGGCAATGTCCTTGGCACCCGGCACCTGCATGATCGACGGTGCCTTCCAGCCGTCGTAGACGATATCGGCGTAGGCCAGGTCGTGCACCACCAGCACGTCATACTGCTTGGCCAAGGCCACCACGCGCTCGAAGAAGTCCAGCTCCACGCATTGGGCAGTGGGGTTGGACGGAAAGCCGAGGATCATCATCTTAGGCTTGGGGATGGACTCGCGGATCGCGCGCTCGAGCTCGTTGAAGAAGTCCACACCGGGCACCAGCGGCACCGAACGCACCTGGGCACCGGCGAT from Pseudomonas putida includes the following:
- the mnmH gene encoding tRNA 2-selenouridine(34) synthase MnmH, with protein sequence MRHDCTDFRQLFLDDVPMMDMRAPVEFAKGAFPGVVNLPLMTDQERQKVGTCYKQQGQAAAITLGHQLVSGTLKRERLHAWASFAKAHPDGYLYCARGGLRSLIVQQWLRDEAGIAYPRIKGGYKALRTFLLDTTQQAVEQCDFVLVGGLTGTGKTDVLHQLNNVIDLEGHANHRGSSFGKRATAQPAQIDFENKLAIDVLKKRARGIEQFVLEDEGRIVGSCTVPLELYQGMQQYPLVWLEDSFENRVERILRDYVINLCAEFVALHGEELGRRLFAERLLQSMSNIHKRLGGERYQRLSEIMRLALDEQQRSGGIDLHRGWIEGLLKEYYDPMYAYQRDAKADRVEFAGDAVEVREYLKARNR
- a CDS encoding lysozyme inhibitor LprI family protein, whose product is MNKQYLMGLALACCIPVAMAEDNSPSYTQCMDKASSTVAMSSCIQAETQLQDARLNRAYKQLMGKLEAEPKKSLRDVQRQWIAYRDGNCKFHVQASGGTMAQLEGGMCVLDMTRERAAELERVLSPGQ
- a CDS encoding GNAT family N-acetyltransferase encodes the protein MTPPRSFPTDLCLDSPRLQLRPMRHADAQQWLTIMADPEVMRYWHHAPWQDLAEAQSALAADREAYANGDQLKLGMYRRDTGELIGMVQLFNIDDTSRRGEIGYCLASAVQGRGYMDEALTCFIDYLAHTLHMRRLEAEIDPRNNGSARTLERQGFVLEGTLRARWCVAGELSDSGIYGLLLEPPVA
- a CDS encoding DUF3077 domain-containing protein, with translation MSDDLKARTTVGQETFLDLYAIQPGVPLDHAFDELSVLLGCIRHLSEEAEMEGNLVAGSAARILSAMAKALINDMEMGLNRGA
- a CDS encoding YkgJ family cysteine cluster protein, translating into MSEYNPCLDCGACCGYFRVSFFWGECQSAGGVVPDDLVVQINPTRVAMIGTDAKPCRCVSLKGEIGTEVACTIYANRSSPCREFEASWEGGVHNPSCDDARAAYGLPPLTPPGANEPHWPDDGAEVA
- the alaC gene encoding alanine transaminase, encoding MANPGSPRRFARIDRLPPYVFNITAELKMAARRRGEDIIDLSMGNPDGATPPHIVEKLVQVAQREDTHGYSTSRGIPRLRRAISNWYKQRYEVDIDPESEAIVTIGSKEGLAHLMLATLDQGDTVLVPNPSYPIHIYGAVIAGAQVRSVPLVPGVDFFNELERAIRESIPKPKMMILGFPSNPTAQCVELDFFERVVALAKQYDVLVVHDLAYADIVYDGWKAPSIMQVPGAKDIAVEFFTLSKSYNMAGWRIGFMVGNPELVSALARIKSYHDYGTFTPLQVAAIAALEGDQQCVRDIAEQYRQRRNLLVKGLHELGWMVENPKASMYVWAKIPEQYAHLGSLEFAKKLLAEAKVCVSPGIGFGDYGDDHVRFALIENQDRIRQAIRGIRQMFRADGLSRK